The following are encoded in a window of Dryobates pubescens isolate bDryPub1 chromosome 34, bDryPub1.pri, whole genome shotgun sequence genomic DNA:
- the VPS26B gene encoding vacuolar protein sorting-associated protein 26B isoform X1 — MSFFGFGQTPELELVLSDAESRRRVEHKTEEGKKEKYFLFYDGETVSGRVVLTLKNPHRRLEHQGIKVEFIGQIELYYDRGNHHEFVSLVKDLARPGEFTQSQTFDFEFTHVEKPYESYTGQNVKLRYFLRATVSRRLNDVVKEMDIVVHTLSTYPELNSSIKMEVGIEDCLHIEFEYNKSKYHLKDVIVGKIYFLLVRIKIKHMEIDIIKRETTGTGPNVYHENDTIAKYEIMDGAPVRGESIPIRLFLAGYELTPTMRDINKKFSVRYYLNLVLIDEEERRYFKQQEVVLWRKGDIVRKSMSHQAAIAAQRFEGTSSHPEAKTPSQPPENNGRQ, encoded by the exons ATGAGTTTCTTCGGGTTCGGGCAGACCCcggagctggagctggtgctcAGCGACGCCGAAAGCCGGCGGCGTGTGGAGCACAAGACGGAGGAAGGCAAGAAGGAGAAATATTTCCTCTTCTACGACGGAGAGACCGTCTCCGGGCGGGTGGTGCTCACCCTCAAGAACCCCCACAGGCGGCTGGAGCACCAGGGCATCAAAGTGGAGTTCATCGGGCAGATCG AACTCTACTATGACCGAGGAAACCACCACGAGTTCGTGTCCCTGGTGAAGGACCTGGCCAGGCCTGGGGAGTTCACTCAGTCACAGACCTTTGACTTTGAGTTCACGCACGTGGAGAAACCTTACGAGTCCTACACGGGGCAGAACGTGAAGCTAAG GTATTTCCTGCGAGCGACGGTCAGCCGCCGCCTGAACGATGTGGTGAAGGAGATGGACATCGTCGTGCACACCCTGAGCACCTACCCTGAGCTCAACTCCTCCATCAAGATGGAGGTGGGCATTGAGGACTGCCTGCACATCGAGTTTGAGTATAACAAGTCCAA GTACCACTTGAAAGATGTGATTGTTGGGAAGATCTACTTCCTGCTGGTGAGGATCAAGATCAAACACATGGAGATAGACATCATCAAGAGAGAAACAACGGGGACTGGGCCCAACGTCTACCATGAGAACGACACAATAGCTAAATATGAGATCATGGATGGGGCACCTGTGAGag GGGAGTCCATTCCCATCAGGCTCTTTCTGGCTGGCTATGAGCTGACTCCAACGATGAGGGACATCAACAAGAAGTTCTCGGTGCGTTATTACCTCAACCTGGTGCTGATCGATGAGGAAGAGAGACGCTACTTTAAACAGCAG GAGGTGGtgctctggaggaaaggagacaTAGTGCGGAAGAGCATGTCCCACCAAGCAGCCATCGCCGCGCAGCGCTTCGAGGGGACGTCCTCGCACCCCGAGGCCAagacccccagccagcccccagagAACAACGGCCGGCAGTGA
- the VPS26B gene encoding vacuolar protein sorting-associated protein 26B isoform X2, which translates to MKLGSHLAPAGLSLDIPAAPAPRQERPGLHLAPMESSDQVQCAAATGSPELYYDRGNHHEFVSLVKDLARPGEFTQSQTFDFEFTHVEKPYESYTGQNVKLRYFLRATVSRRLNDVVKEMDIVVHTLSTYPELNSSIKMEVGIEDCLHIEFEYNKSKYHLKDVIVGKIYFLLVRIKIKHMEIDIIKRETTGTGPNVYHENDTIAKYEIMDGAPVRGESIPIRLFLAGYELTPTMRDINKKFSVRYYLNLVLIDEEERRYFKQQEVVLWRKGDIVRKSMSHQAAIAAQRFEGTSSHPEAKTPSQPPENNGRQ; encoded by the exons ATGAAACTGGGTTCCCATCTTGCACCTGCAGGTCTGAGCCTGGATattccagcagcaccagctcccaG GCAGGAAAGACCTGGCCTGCACCTGGCTccgatggagagcagtgaccaagtgcagtgtgctgcagccacaggctccCCTG AACTCTACTATGACCGAGGAAACCACCACGAGTTCGTGTCCCTGGTGAAGGACCTGGCCAGGCCTGGGGAGTTCACTCAGTCACAGACCTTTGACTTTGAGTTCACGCACGTGGAGAAACCTTACGAGTCCTACACGGGGCAGAACGTGAAGCTAAG GTATTTCCTGCGAGCGACGGTCAGCCGCCGCCTGAACGATGTGGTGAAGGAGATGGACATCGTCGTGCACACCCTGAGCACCTACCCTGAGCTCAACTCCTCCATCAAGATGGAGGTGGGCATTGAGGACTGCCTGCACATCGAGTTTGAGTATAACAAGTCCAA GTACCACTTGAAAGATGTGATTGTTGGGAAGATCTACTTCCTGCTGGTGAGGATCAAGATCAAACACATGGAGATAGACATCATCAAGAGAGAAACAACGGGGACTGGGCCCAACGTCTACCATGAGAACGACACAATAGCTAAATATGAGATCATGGATGGGGCACCTGTGAGag GGGAGTCCATTCCCATCAGGCTCTTTCTGGCTGGCTATGAGCTGACTCCAACGATGAGGGACATCAACAAGAAGTTCTCGGTGCGTTATTACCTCAACCTGGTGCTGATCGATGAGGAAGAGAGACGCTACTTTAAACAGCAG GAGGTGGtgctctggaggaaaggagacaTAGTGCGGAAGAGCATGTCCCACCAAGCAGCCATCGCCGCGCAGCGCTTCGAGGGGACGTCCTCGCACCCCGAGGCCAagacccccagccagcccccagagAACAACGGCCGGCAGTGA